One genomic window of Gossypium hirsutum isolate 1008001.06 chromosome D11, Gossypium_hirsutum_v2.1, whole genome shotgun sequence includes the following:
- the LOC107912817 gene encoding ferredoxin--NADP reductase, leaf isozyme, chloroplastic, which produces MAAVTAAVSFPSTKSTSLPARTSIVSPDRITFKKVPVYYRDVCSGGRVVSVRAQVTTEAPAKVVKESKKNDEGVVVNKFRPINPYIGRCLLNTKITGDDAPGETWHMVFSTEGEVPYREGQSIGVIPDGVDKNGKPHKLRLYSIASSALGDFGDSKTVSLCVKRLVYTNEKGELVKGVCSNFLCDLKPGAEVKITGPVGKEMLMPKDPNATIIMLATGTGIAPFRSFLWKMFFEKHDDYKFNGLAWLFLGVPTSSSLLYKEEFEKMKEKNPENFRLDFAVSREQTNEKGEKMYIQTRMAEYAKELWELLKKDNTFVYMCGLRGMEKGIDDIMVSLAAADGIDWAEYKKQLKKAEQWNVEVY; this is translated from the exons atggCTGCTGTTACTGCTGCAGTCTCTTTTCCTTCTACCAAGTCCACCTCTCTCCCTGCTAGAACCTCTATTGTCTCTCCTGATAGGATCACCTTCAAGAAG GTGCCTGTTTACTACAGAGATGTTTGCAGTGGGGGGAGAGTGGTTTCTGTCAGGGCCCAGGTTACAACTGAAGCTCCTGCCAAAGTTGTAAAGGAATCCAAGAAAAATGATGAAGGTGTTGTGGTTAACAAGTTCAGGCCTATCAACCCTTACATTGGTAGATGCCTTCTAAACACTAAGATCACTGGCGATGATGCTCCTGGAGAGACTTGGCACATGGTCTTCAGCACCGAAG GAGAGGTCCCCTACAGAGAAGGGCAATCCATTGGGGTGATTCCAGATGGCGTTGACAAGAACGGAAAACCACACAAGCTGAGATTGTACTCTATTGCTAGCAGTGCTCTTGGTGATTTTGGGGACTCCAAAACT GTATCCCTATGTGTGAAACGACTGGTATACACCAACGAGAAAGGAGAGCTTGTCAAAGGAGTCTGCTCCAATTTCTTGT GTGACTTGAAACCTGGGGCGGAAGTTAAAATAACTGGACCTGTTGGAAAAGAAATGCTTATGCCAAAGGATCCCAATGCCACAATCATCATG CTCGCTACTGGAACTGGAATCGCTCCCTTTCGATCATTTCTGTGGAAAATGTTCTTCGAGAAGCATGACGACTACAag TTCAACGGTTTGGCATGGCTCTTCCTTGGTGTTCCCACGAGTAGTTCATTGCTATACAAGGAG GAATTCGAGAAAATGAAGGAGAagaacccagaaaacttcaggcTGGACTTTGCAGTGAGCAGGGAACAAACAAACGAGAAAGGAGAAAAGATGTACATTCAGACACGAATGGCTGAATACGCGAAAGAGCTATGGGAGTTGCTGAAGAAAGACAACACCTTCGTCTACATGTGTGGGTTGAGGGGAATGGAGAAGGGAATTGATGACATAATGGTCTCACTCGCTGCAGCTGATG GCATCGACTGGGCCGAGTACAAAAAGCAATTGAAGAAAGCTGAGCAGTGGAATGTCGAAGtctactaa
- the LOC107912816 gene encoding uncharacterized protein, whose protein sequence is MADIVKQILAKPIQLADQVTKAADEASSFKQECAELKSKTEKLVGLLRQAARASSDLYERPTCRIIDDTEQVLDKALSLVLKCRANGLMKRVFTIIPAAAFRKMSSQLENSIGDVSWLLRVSASGDDRDDEYLGLPPIAANEPILCLIWEQIAILYTGSLENRSDAAASLVSLARDNDRYGKLIIEEGGVGPLLKLLKEGKMEGQENAAKAIGLLGRDPESVEHMIHAGVCTVFAKILKEGPMKVQAVTAWAVSELAANYPKCQDLFAQHNIIRLLVSHLAFETIQEHSKYAIASHKATSIHAVVMASSNNSTVKVAVDEDHQSQISHPMGNQTPNQMHNVVTSTMAMNGGVKLPQKLGNNHVRSNSQGNVKQFHHIYYQPQQNGSMSGVNMKGRELEDPATKAYMKAMAARALWHLAKGNSSICRSITESRALLCFAVLLEKGSDDVQFNSAMALMEITAVAERDTDLRRSAFKPNSHACKLVVDQLLKIIEKADSELLIPCIKAIGNLARTFRATETRMIAPLVKLLDEREAEVSKEAAIALTKFACTDNYLHLDHSKAIITAGGAKHLIQLVYFGEQIVQLRALVLLCYIALHVPDSEELAQAEVLTVLEWASKQSYMTQDETIDTLLQEAKSRLELYQSRGSRGFH, encoded by the coding sequence ATGGCGGATATAGTGAAACAAATCTTGGCGAAGCCAATTCAGTTAGCAGACCAAGTGACGAAAGCGGCGGATGAAGCGAGTTCGTTTAAGCAAGAGTGTGCGGAGCTTAAGTCCAAGACGGAGAAACTCGTTGGCTTGCTCCGACAGGCGGCGCGTGCGAGTTCCGATCTTTACGAGCGTCCCACGTGCCGCATAATTGATGACACCGAACAAGTCCTCGATAAAGCCTTGTCTTTGGTCCTGAAATGCCGTGCCAATGGCCTTATGAAGCGCGTCTTTACAATCATCCCTGCTGCCGCGTTTCGCAAAATGTCTTCTCAGCTCGAGAACTCAATCGGCGATGTTTCTTGGCTTCTCCGCGTATCGGCTTCGGGTGACGATCGCGACGATGAGTATTTAGGCCTTCCTCCGATCGCTGCGAACGAGCCCATTCTATGCCTAATATGGGAACAAATCGCGATTCTTTACACCGGCTCACTCGAAAACCGGTCCGACGCCGCCGCTTCGCTCGTTTCGCTAGCCAGAGACAATGACCGTTACGGGAAACTGATTATAGAAGAAGGAGGGGTTGGACCGTTATTGAAATTACTCAAAGAAGGGAAAATGGAAGGTCAAGAAAACGCAGCCAAAGCAATTGGACTTCTGGGTCGGGACCCGGAAAGCGTGGAGCACATGATCCACGCCGGCGTTTGCACGGTGTTTGCGAAAATCCTCAAAGAAGGTCCTATGAAAGTTCAAGCCGTGACGGCGTGGGCGGTGTCTGAGTTGGCGGCTAATTACCCAAAATGTCAAGATTTATTCGCCCAGCACAATATAATCCGATTACTCGTCAGCCATTTAGCGTTCGAAACAATTCAAGAACATAGCAAGTATGCGATTGCTAGTCACAAGGCTACGTCGATCCACGCGGTGGTTATGGCCAGCAGTAATAATTCGACTGTGAAAGTCGCCGTTGACGAAGACCATCAGAGTCAGATTTCGCATCCCATGGGGAACCAAACCCCGAACCAGATGCATAATGTGGTTACCAGTACTATGGCAATGAATGGAGGGGTGAAATTGCCACAAAAGCTGGGTAATAATCATGTTAGGAGTAACAGTCAGGGTAATGTCAAGCAATTTCATCATATTTATTATCAACCTCAGCAAAATGGTTCGATGTCAGGGGTGAATATGAAGGGAAGGGAATTGGAAGATCCTGCTACCAAGGCTTATATGAAGGCAATGGCAGCTAGAGCTTTATGGCATCTTGCCAAGGGGAATTCATCTATATGTCGGAGTATCACCGAGTCTAGAGCATTGCTATGTTTTGCAGTTTTGTTAGAAAAAGGAAGTGACGATGTGCAGTTTAATTCGGCTATGGCATTAATGGAGATTACAGCTGTGGCAGAGCGGGACACCGATTTGAGAAGGTCTGCATTTAAGCCGAATTCTCATGCTTGTAAGCTTGTCGTCGATCAGTTATTGAAGATCATCGAGAAGGCCGATTCGGAGTTGCTGATTCCTTGTATCAAGGCTATTGGTAATTTGGCAAGGACGTTTAGAGCAACTGAAACAAGGATGATTGCCCCATTGGTTAAACTTCTTGATGAGAGGGAAGCTGAAGTTTCCAAGGAGGCTGCCATTGCACTCACCAAGTTTGCTTGCACTGACAACTACCTCCACCTTGATCACTCCAAGGCAATCATTACTGCTGGAGGTGCGAAGCATTTGATTCAACTAGTGTATTTCGGAGAACAAATCGTTCAACTCCGGGCATTGGTTCTCCTATGCTACATTGCCCTCCATGTACCGGATAGCGAAGAACTCGCCCAAGCTGAGGTGCTTACGGTGCTCGAATGGGCATCCAAACAATCCTACATGACCCAGGATGAAACAATAGACACTCTTTTACAAGAGGCCAAAAGTAGACTGGAGCTGTATCAGTCAAGAGGTTCAAGGGGATTTCATTGA